In Leifsonia sp. ZF2019, a genomic segment contains:
- a CDS encoding tyrosine-protein phosphatase: MTSTAQRIPVPGTYNFRDVGGYAVDGGTTRSGKLFRADALGRLGDPGKQSLRDLGVRVVIDLRDQFEVDVLPDDLDGLDVDVLRLPVFEGSGASQATIGATLVDLYEKILLQHRDVVVRALREIADTADAPVVVHCTAGKDRTGIVVALALLAVGVDRETVLDDYAATQANLAGEWLDGMLELVRRHGVEVTPDLRVIMGGSPPEAMAAALDLLDRDFGGARAYLLDAGLDEVELVKLRSVLVRPA; the protein is encoded by the coding sequence ATGACCAGCACCGCGCAGCGCATCCCCGTCCCCGGCACGTACAACTTCCGCGATGTGGGCGGGTACGCGGTCGACGGCGGGACCACTCGCAGCGGCAAGCTGTTCCGAGCCGATGCGCTCGGCCGCCTCGGCGACCCCGGCAAGCAGAGCCTCCGGGACCTCGGCGTGCGGGTCGTCATCGACCTGCGGGACCAGTTCGAGGTGGATGTGCTCCCCGACGACCTCGACGGCCTCGACGTCGACGTGCTGCGGCTCCCGGTGTTCGAGGGGTCCGGCGCTTCGCAGGCCACCATCGGGGCGACGCTCGTCGACCTCTACGAGAAGATCCTGCTCCAGCACCGGGACGTCGTCGTGCGCGCTCTGCGCGAGATCGCGGACACGGCCGATGCGCCGGTCGTCGTGCACTGCACCGCAGGCAAGGATCGCACGGGCATCGTCGTGGCCCTCGCCCTGCTGGCCGTCGGCGTCGATCGCGAGACCGTGCTCGACGACTACGCGGCGACGCAGGCGAACCTGGCGGGTGAGTGGCTCGACGGCATGCTGGAGCTGGTGCGCCGCCATGGAGTGGAGGTGACGCCCGACCTCCGCGTCATCATGGGAGGCAGCCCGCCGGAGGCGATGGCGGCGGCGCTCGACCTGCTCGACCGCGACTTCGGGGGCGCACGCGCCTACCTGCTGGACGCGGGCCTCGACGAGGTGGAGCTGGTGAAACTCCGCTCGGTGCTCGTGCGGCCGGCCTGA
- the smpB gene encoding SsrA-binding protein SmpB, with protein sequence MPREQGQKVVATNRRARHDYILEDTFEAGLVLTGTEVKSLRMGRASLVDGYAFVDGGEAWLDAVHIPEYADGTWNNHAPRRKRKLLLHKAQILKIENKVKQGGYTIVPLQIYFNDGRAKVEIAVAKGKKDYDKRQALRERQDNREAQRAMSSRRHLGE encoded by the coding sequence GTGCCCAGGGAACAGGGACAGAAGGTCGTCGCGACCAACCGTCGCGCCCGCCACGACTACATCCTCGAGGACACCTTCGAGGCCGGCCTCGTCCTGACCGGCACCGAAGTCAAATCGCTGCGGATGGGGCGCGCCTCGCTGGTCGACGGCTACGCCTTCGTCGACGGCGGCGAGGCGTGGCTCGATGCCGTGCACATCCCGGAGTACGCGGACGGCACGTGGAACAATCACGCGCCGCGCCGCAAGCGCAAGCTCCTGCTGCACAAGGCTCAGATCCTGAAGATCGAGAACAAGGTGAAGCAGGGCGGGTACACGATCGTGCCGCTCCAGATCTATTTCAACGACGGCCGCGCCAAGGTCGAGATCGCCGTGGCCAAGGGCAAGAAAGACTACGACAAGCGGCAGGCGCTGCGTGAGCGGCAGGACAACCGCGAGGCGCAGCGGGCGATGTCGAGCCGCCGCCACCTCGGCGAGTAG
- the prfB gene encoding peptide chain release factor 2 has translation MIELDLSPQIAELRSTLADITAVVDPDKLRAEIAELSEQAGAPDLWDDTANAQKVTSALSHRQAELGRITTIERRLDDLEVLVELANEGDDEESAAEARTELESLQKALGDLEVQTLLSGEYDERAAIVTIRSGAGGDDATDFAEMLMRMYLRWAEQHKYPVKVMDTSYAEGAGIKSATFEVDVPYAFGTLSVEAGTHRLARISPFGSADKRQTSFAAVEVIPLMEEATQVDIPEGDIRVDVFRSSGPGGQSVNTTDSAVRITHLPTGIVVSMQNEKSQIQNRAAAMRVLQTRLLLLQKEEEAAKKKELAGTITASWGDQMRSYFLYGQQLVKDLRTGYESGNPATVFDGDLDGFIAAGIRWRAGNKAESQD, from the coding sequence ATGATTGAACTGGACCTCTCCCCGCAGATCGCCGAGCTGCGCTCGACCCTGGCCGACATCACCGCCGTCGTCGACCCCGACAAGCTCCGCGCCGAGATCGCCGAGCTGAGCGAGCAGGCGGGTGCCCCCGACCTCTGGGACGACACCGCCAACGCGCAGAAGGTCACCAGCGCGCTGAGCCACCGCCAGGCCGAGCTCGGCCGCATCACCACCATCGAGCGGCGCCTCGACGATCTCGAGGTGCTCGTCGAGCTCGCCAACGAGGGCGACGACGAGGAGTCCGCCGCCGAGGCGCGCACCGAGCTCGAGTCCCTGCAGAAGGCGCTCGGCGACCTGGAGGTGCAGACCCTGCTGAGCGGCGAGTACGACGAGCGCGCGGCCATCGTCACCATCCGCTCCGGCGCGGGCGGCGACGACGCCACCGACTTCGCCGAGATGCTCATGCGCATGTACCTGCGCTGGGCGGAGCAGCACAAGTACCCGGTCAAGGTGATGGACACCTCCTACGCCGAGGGCGCCGGCATCAAGTCGGCGACCTTCGAGGTCGATGTCCCGTACGCGTTCGGCACGCTCTCGGTCGAGGCCGGCACGCACCGATTGGCCCGCATCAGCCCGTTCGGGTCCGCCGACAAGCGCCAGACGTCGTTCGCCGCGGTCGAGGTCATCCCGCTCATGGAGGAGGCCACGCAGGTCGACATCCCGGAGGGCGACATCCGCGTCGACGTGTTCCGCTCCTCCGGCCCGGGTGGCCAGTCGGTCAACACGACCGACTCCGCCGTGCGCATCACCCACCTCCCCACGGGCATCGTCGTCTCCATGCAGAACGAGAAGTCGCAGATCCAGAACCGCGCCGCCGCCATGCGCGTGCTGCAGACGCGCCTGCTCCTGCTCCAGAAGGAGGAGGAGGCGGCCAAGAAGAAGGAGCTCGCCGGCACCATCACGGCCAGCTGGGGCGATCAGATGCGCTCGTACTTCCTCTACGGCCAGCAGCTCGTCAAGGATCTGCGTACGGGGTACGAGTCGGGGAACCCCGCCACCGTCTTCGACGGCGACCTCGACGGGTTCATCGCGGCGGGCATCCGCTGGCGTGCGGGGAACAAAGCCGAGTCCCAGGACTAG
- the ftsX gene encoding permease-like cell division protein FtsX, whose translation MRFGLIWSEVGNGLRRNLSMVISVILVTFISLTFVGTAALLQMQIGQMKTYWYDRAQVAVYMCTEADNCQAGPATEQSVEAVKKQLESPELSPYIQKFYFQNQQQAYDEFKQQFKGNQIADFVTPDMIPQTFWINLKDPNQSAVLTETLAGTAGVQSVVDQRSYLDQIFNILGAASATALVVAVVMLVAAVLLIATTIRLSAFSRRREIGIMRLVGASNRFIQTPFIIEGVLAALIGALLAAGVLVVIVQLFVRGPLQNSIQSINFVSMAQAWPVIPLIVLVGVLLAAASANFAIKRYLKV comes from the coding sequence ATGAGATTCGGACTGATCTGGTCCGAGGTCGGCAACGGCCTGCGCCGCAACCTCTCGATGGTGATCTCCGTCATCCTGGTCACGTTCATCTCGCTGACCTTCGTCGGCACGGCAGCCCTGCTGCAGATGCAGATCGGCCAGATGAAGACCTACTGGTACGACCGCGCCCAGGTGGCGGTCTACATGTGCACGGAGGCCGACAACTGCCAAGCGGGCCCGGCGACCGAGCAGTCCGTCGAGGCCGTCAAGAAGCAGCTGGAGTCTCCCGAGCTCTCGCCGTACATCCAGAAGTTCTACTTCCAGAACCAGCAGCAGGCGTACGACGAGTTCAAGCAGCAGTTCAAGGGCAACCAGATCGCGGACTTCGTCACGCCGGACATGATCCCGCAGACCTTCTGGATCAACCTCAAGGATCCGAACCAGTCCGCGGTGCTCACGGAGACACTCGCCGGCACGGCCGGCGTGCAGAGCGTCGTGGATCAGCGCAGCTACCTGGACCAGATCTTCAACATCCTCGGCGCGGCCAGCGCCACCGCGCTCGTGGTGGCGGTGGTGATGCTCGTCGCCGCGGTCCTGCTGATCGCTACGACGATCCGCCTGTCGGCGTTCTCGCGACGGCGGGAGATCGGGATCATGCGCCTGGTCGGCGCCTCGAACAGGTTCATCCAGACGCCGTTCATCATCGAGGGCGTGCTGGCGGCGCTGATCGGCGCATTGCTGGCGGCCGGTGTCCTCGTCGTCATCGTGCAGCTGTTCGTGCGCGGCCCGCTGCAGAACAGCATCCAGTCGATCAACTTCGTGTCGATGGCGCAGGCCTGGCCGGTCATCCCGCTGATCGTGCTGGTGGGCGTGCTCCTGGCGGCGGCCTCCGCGAACTTCGCGATCAAGCGCTACCTGAAGGTCTGA
- a CDS encoding SIMPL domain-containing protein, which yields MSETIITVLGEHEQKRTAEHGSVRVRVMYDGSSRHETLALATQRHAELVAGLRELEEAAGGPLLRWSSDQVRVWGDRPWSQSGEQLPIVHHAELGLRAEFAEAAAVSDWVSTVTLREGVSVDGVEWRLSDETREALVDEVSRLAVEDAVATARRYASALGLTELRPVALSDPGLLGDAGAPPGSPTPLGARTMSADMAGGALALAPEDIRVAVQVHARFAAS from the coding sequence ATGTCGGAGACGATCATCACGGTCCTGGGCGAGCACGAGCAGAAACGGACGGCGGAGCACGGGAGCGTACGCGTCCGGGTGATGTACGACGGCTCCTCGCGGCACGAGACGCTCGCACTGGCGACGCAGCGTCACGCGGAGCTGGTGGCCGGCCTGCGCGAGTTGGAGGAGGCGGCGGGCGGTCCGCTGCTGCGCTGGTCGTCGGATCAGGTGCGGGTGTGGGGCGACCGGCCATGGAGTCAGAGCGGCGAGCAGCTGCCGATCGTGCACCACGCCGAACTCGGGCTGCGAGCGGAGTTCGCCGAGGCCGCCGCCGTCTCGGACTGGGTGAGCACGGTGACGCTGCGCGAGGGGGTCTCCGTCGACGGCGTCGAGTGGAGGCTCTCCGACGAGACCAGGGAGGCCCTCGTCGACGAGGTGTCCCGCCTCGCTGTCGAGGACGCCGTCGCGACGGCCCGGCGGTATGCGTCGGCGCTCGGTCTCACCGAGCTGCGGCCCGTCGCGCTCAGCGACCCCGGACTGCTCGGCGACGCGGGCGCTCCGCCCGGGTCGCCTACCCCGCTGGGGGCGCGCACGATGTCCGCCGACATGGCGGGCGGGGCACTCGCACTGGCGCCGGAGGACATCCGCGTCGCGGTGCAGGTGCACGCTCGGTTCGCGGCTTCCTGA
- the ftsE gene encoding cell division ATP-binding protein FtsE yields MIRFEHVSKQYSGTTRPALNGINLEVLRGEFVFLVGASGSGKSSCLRLILKEEKPTKGSIHVLGQDLGSISSRKVPYFRRNLGVVFQDFRLLPNKNVFQNVAFTLQVIGKSRGFIQEAVPDVLKMVGLDGKAQRLPHELSGGEQQRVAIARAVVNKPQILLADEPTGNLDPATSAGIMAVLERINAGGTTVLMATHEAAIVDQMKRRVIELVGGQIVRDERHGGYGVTAAVPVQRDQVTVAAPAPVGVPVGAAAPAPYVAPASEPMTRPHTPVSNPTGPVAVPQQTGPQPSAPQPVAYPPAAQQPVAPPPAAPQPVQQPAAAPVAPGESLPDHLNFTANLDLRGLRENSDRDGEQNVGPTK; encoded by the coding sequence ATGATCCGGTTCGAACACGTATCCAAGCAGTACTCGGGCACGACCCGCCCGGCGCTGAACGGCATCAACCTCGAGGTGCTGCGCGGTGAGTTCGTCTTCCTGGTCGGCGCGTCCGGCTCGGGCAAGTCGAGTTGCCTGCGCCTCATCCTGAAAGAGGAGAAGCCCACCAAGGGCAGCATCCACGTGCTGGGGCAGGACCTCGGCTCGATCTCCTCGCGCAAGGTGCCGTACTTCCGCCGCAACCTCGGAGTCGTCTTCCAGGACTTCCGCCTGCTCCCCAACAAGAACGTCTTCCAGAACGTCGCCTTCACGCTGCAGGTCATCGGGAAGTCCCGTGGCTTCATCCAGGAAGCGGTTCCGGACGTGCTGAAGATGGTCGGGCTCGACGGCAAGGCCCAGCGGTTGCCGCACGAGCTCTCCGGTGGCGAGCAGCAGCGCGTGGCGATCGCGAGAGCCGTCGTCAACAAGCCCCAGATCCTCCTCGCGGACGAGCCGACGGGAAACCTGGACCCTGCGACCAGTGCCGGCATCATGGCCGTGCTCGAGCGGATCAACGCCGGCGGCACCACGGTGCTGATGGCGACGCACGAGGCCGCGATCGTCGACCAGATGAAGCGACGCGTGATCGAGCTCGTCGGCGGCCAGATCGTGCGCGACGAGCGCCACGGCGGTTACGGCGTGACGGCTGCCGTCCCGGTCCAGCGGGACCAGGTCACCGTTGCCGCGCCGGCCCCGGTCGGCGTTCCCGTCGGCGCTGCGGCGCCGGCGCCGTACGTCGCGCCCGCGAGCGAGCCGATGACGCGCCCGCACACCCCCGTGAGCAACCCCACCGGACCGGTCGCGGTGCCGCAGCAGACCGGGCCGCAGCCGTCCGCTCCGCAGCCGGTCGCGTACCCGCCGGCGGCGCAGCAGCCCGTCGCACCGCCACCGGCCGCTCCGCAGCCGGTGCAGCAGCCCGCCGCCGCCCCGGTGGCGCCGGGGGAGTCGCTGCCCGACCACCTCAACTTCACCGCGAACCTCGACCTCCGGGGCCTGCGCGAGAACTCCGACCGTGACGGCGAGCAGAATGTGGGGCCGACCAAATGA